GAGGAATTAATGTTTTTAGAACTGTTTATTATCTCCCTTCAATATTCGGCGGAAGTGTAGCTGTATCAATATTATGGAGATCCTTATTTATGAAAGAAGGTATCATAAATAAGTTTCTTTCTTATTTTCATATTATTGGACCTGATTGGCTTGGTAACCCACATATTTCATTATTTACCGTAAGCCTTCTTGCCGTTTGGGAGTTTGGTTCATCAATGGTAATCTTCCTTGCAGGGCTCAAACAGGTACCAAATGAATTGTATGAGGCAGCCTTGATAGACGGAGCTTCAAAGATCAGAAGATTCTTCTCAATAACGCTCCCTATGATTTCCCCTGTTTTATTCTTCAATGTTGTTATGCAAACGATAAATGCATTCCAGGAATTTACAGGACCATATATAGTAACAGGCGGAGGCCCTATGAATTCAACTTATGTTTATAGTCTGCTAATATACGATAATGCATTTAAATATTTTAAAATGGGGTATTCTTCAGCCCTTTCATGGATTCTATTTTTATTAATATTGTTAATTACAGCTATACTATTCAAGTCTTCACCGGCTTGGACATATTATGAAGATGGGGGTAAGTCCATATGAGATCTAAAATTAATCACCATAAAAATGGATATATGTTAAAGATATTAACTTATATATTTTTAATTATTTTTGGCATATTTATGATTTATCCTCTTTTGTGGATAGTTGCAGCTTCATTCAAACCAAATGAAGATATATTTAAGTCTTTGAGCCTTATACCTTCACATCTGGTGGCAGACTCCTACATTAATGGCTGGAAAGGAACGGGTCAGTATGGTTTTGGTAAATTTATATTGAATACCTTTATAATGGTCATACCTACCGTTATATTTACTGTAATATCATCAACAGTTGTGGCCTACGGCTTTGCAAGATTTAATTTCCCATTAAAAAAGATTTTATTCGCACTGATGATTTCGACCCTCATGCTGCCAGGATCAGTCATAATTATTCCAAGATATATACTGTTTAATGGGTTTGGATGGCTAAACAGTTACAAGCCCTTTATCATTCCAGCTCTATTTGCGTCAACGCCATTTTTCGTATTTATGATGGTGCAATTTTTAAGAGGTCTTCCCAAAGAGCTAGAAGAATCTGCTATAATAGACGGATGTAACTCATTTCAAACTCTTATAAATATAATAGCTCCACTATGCAAACCGGCGATAATATCCATGGCAATATTTCAGTTTATATGGACCTGGAATGACTTCCTAAATACATTAATTTATATTAACGGTGTGGAAAAATATACGGTATCACTTGGCCTTAGGATGTCTATTGATGGTACATCTGTAATCAATTGGAATCAAATAATGGCAATGACTGTAATTTCAATGCTCCCATGTATTATTATATTCTTCTCAGCACAGAAATACTTTGTGGAAGGTATCGCAACTACTGGGCTAAAAAGTTAAGGAAAAACCTAAGTATTAAGAAGAAAATATTCAGTTATATCAATAAACAAATATTAAAACTGTTAAAAGATTAATCCAATCAATACAGATAATATATCAATGATAGAATGGTAATATATTATATTTTTTCATCTATAGCTAATAAAATATCGAGTAGCCATTCTATCTTCTTATTTTTTTATACAGATTGCTTTTATCAAGAATGTTTCAATGTCGACAATCTTCACATTTATGCCTCACTATTCCTGTTAATTTTATTTTTTTATGTATTCCTTTAGGGTCAGAATGACATTGGTAGGATTCATCCTAAGTCGGAGATTCTGACATATCCGAAATTATAATGAAATCAAGGTCTTCCTTTTTATATTTCCAGTATTCCGGATGGGCAGGTTCTGCATATGTTAGAATACCATTTGCATAATTTCCGGTCTATGTTGATATAATTTCCTGTATCTACTTATATTTTTTAATAGCCTCATGGGTCAATCTTCAACATAAAAACATCTATCGCTAAATGGTATATTTATCAATTTTTCCGGCAACCTCAAATTGGCATTTATAATGTCATAACCATAGGCGATAGCTATTTTTCTTAACATGCCTCTTTTATCCGCACTTATTGGCATTACCAACAATATTAACTTGTAATCAATTTTATCACCTCTATCAACTGCTTAGCATTTGTTTCTGCTATAACATTCATTAGCATTTCATATCTTTATCTTTTTGGTTCTCTGCATAATCTTTTAGTAGCATTCTTATTTCTTCATTTATGTTCATTTTCTTTTTAATAATCTTATAAATCTATTTACTTTACTTGGTAACTCAATCTATTACTATTATCTGTGTTTTTATGTCTTCTCTTATATAGTATATTCCTTCATTTAGATTTTTTATTGCTACACCTTGATATCTTTTGATATGTTCTATCATTTTTTCAGAATTGCTATTGCTTGCCATCGTTATTGTCAAATTATAAATTTTTATTACATCTATATTCTTTATTCCTCAATCACTTCGCCTCGTTACCTTTTTCTATCTTATTTATAACAACTTTTTATATAATCTGTAATAGAAATACTCTAAATATTATACTCATTCTATGCTTCACCATAGGCTTTATTCAGACTTTGAGAAGAAATTATATTGACTTAAATATTTATAATAGTAGAATATTATTTGTATGTTATAAAGATGAAATGTTAGCAAAAAAATAACAAGCGTAATAGGGTTGAATACCGTCTGCTTAATTTTTATTGACAATTATTCACTGTAATGAATATAATTATATATATGATTAAATAAAAATGGTGATAATAATGGGATATATTAATATGATATATAATACATTCATCCTTAATAAAAATTATGACCTTTCACATGAAGATATTCTAAAAATAAGGGAAAAGAAATTCAGAAAGCTTCTAAGACATGCCTATACACATTCGAAATTTTACCATAATTACTATAATGATAACGGCATTAAGAAAAGTGACCTTGCGTATATTCCTATAGAAAATTTGCCACCAATAGATAAAAGCATTTTCATAGAAAACTTTGATGATATTGTTACTGATAAGAATCTTAGTAAGCATAATATAGAAGAGTTCATAAAAAACGACGATGTAAGCAATAAGAAATTTCTCGGAAAATATACTATCATTCACTCCTCTGGAAGCACTGGCACACCTACTATTTTTGTTTACGACAAAAAAGCTTGGGAATATGTATTAGCTGCTGCATTTAGGGCTTGTAAAGGAGAAATTCGCATACGTGATGTAATATCTGAAATAGGCGTAAAAAAGTTTTTGATAGAAGGTTTTAGAAATCTCAATGTTTTGTATATCGCAGCAACAGAAGGCAGATTTGCAGGTGTGATGGCTGCTAGTAGTGGAATAAGTGGTTTTGGTTTTAATCCTATGCTTTTAAATATAAATATTCCCCTCGACGAGTGGTATGACAAAGTCGTAAGTTTTATGCCAAGGGTTATTATTGGTTACCCTTCTGCAATAAAAATTCTCTGCGATATGATAAGGGAAAACGGACTTTCCTTTGATATATTCCGTGTTGTATCATGTGGAGAACCCCTCACAAAAGAACTCAGAGATTATTTTGAGTCCGTCTTTAATACCGATATTTTTGATCTTTATGGTTCATCGGAATCTTTGATAATAGGTCTCGGAAGGAAGAAATATGATGGATTTTATATATTCGATGATATAAATTATGTAGAAGCAAATGGTAATTGCATATATTTAACATCTCTATATAATTTCACTCAACCTTTGATAAGATATAAGCTTACTGACATTGCATTGGCTAAAGAAAGGAATGCAAATGAATATCTGCCATTTACAAAAATCAATGGGATTTCCGGGAGAAATGAAGACATGATGTGGTTTATAAATGACAAAGGTAAGAAGGATTTTTTGCATCCCTTAATCATTGATGATATAAATATCGATGGAATCATAAAATATCAATTCATACAGCATTCGTATAAGGATTTTGAGGTTGACATTGAAATTAGCAATGGAGCGGATTTTGATACTGTATCAAATAAATTCAGTGATAACATCAGGAAAATCCTGAATAAAAAGAGCTTAACGGGCATTAGATATACAATAAAAAGAGTCGACAGAATTCCTATCGACTCTCATAGTGGAAAATGCAAACTTGTCGTAAGGGACTTTTAGCATATTTATTCAGCTCGGGCTGAATTAAAAAGCCCATAAATGCGCCCATTGAACTGCTAACTGTCAATACTGTACTTTAATGGTTATGTCATTTATTCTATTCTAAATTTTTTAACAGATTCCATAAGTATGTCTGCATATTCTTTTAATTGATTTGCAATTTTTGCAAGTCCCTCTACAATTGCCGCTTGCTCTATTGATGTTGCCGATACCTCTTCAATGGACGCGGCTGTTTCCTGAGATACTGCAGCTATATCTTGTATCGTATTGACTATGGAATTTTTATTTTTCTCAATCCCTTTCAGTGATTTATTAAGCCCATCAATCTTTTCCATTACGAATCTCACCGCTTCTTTTATGCTTTCAAACATCTCTTTTGTATTATAAACTGAATTACTTTGCTCATTTGCTATAATATTGGAGTATTCAACTTTCTTAACAGTTTCTTCTATATCTTTTTGTATTTCTATAATCAATGAAGCTATTCTTTTTGCAGCATCTGATGATTGATATGCTAATTTTCTTACTTCGTCGGCTACAACGGCAAATCCTTTACCACTTTCACCAGCTCTCGCAGCTTCTATTGCCGCATTTAAAGACAGCAAGTTTGTTTGATCTGCCATGCGTTTTATTGTATCTACTATTTCCCCAATCTGGTTTGACTTTTTCTTTAACAATATAGTAGAACTTTTGACATTGTTATTAGAGTCAATGCTAAGGCGTGTTTTATCTGTCAGGTCATTGATAATATCCATTCCTGATTTTGATATCTCATTTACATTATTTATTTCACCAAATATGTCTTTTACATCATCTATTGATCCGTCTATAAGTTTTCCAAGATTTGATGCGGATTCAGCACTATTTTGTGCATTTTTCGACTGGCTCGAGGCTCCTTCTGCAATCTGTTGGATAGCTTTTGACACATCCTGCATGGACAGCGATACTTGTCCGGAAGAATTCTCGAGGTTTTTTGATATAGTATTTATAGATGATGATATTTTACTTATATTATCTATAAGTGACTTTATTCCATTTATCATTATATTATAGCTTTTTGATAAAGAGCCTATCTCATCATTTGATTTGATTGATAACATTTCTGTTAAATCACCTGATGAGGCCTTTCGCATTATTTTATTTAACTTTTCAATATTTAAAGTTATTCTTTTAGTAAATATTGATGCAAATAGGAGTCCAATAATAATACATACAATACTTATCAGAATTATACTGTATTTTATTTTTGATACATTTTCATTTAATTCCGAAGTATTCATATTTATAACAGCTTTCCATCCAAAGTCTTTTAATTTATGTATAGATGCAAACTTTTGCACAGCATTGTCAAAATAATCAATTGTTTTATCATTTAATGCCAATAATTTTTTACCGTAACTTAATTTATTTACATTAGTATATAATAGTTTATTATTTTTGTTTGCTATTATATACCCATTATCTGATATTAGAGATACTTCACCTGTCTTTCCTATTTTTATGTTTGAAATAATTGTAGATAATGAATCAAAATTTATATCAATTGCAATAACACCTACTATATCAAACTGTGGGTTTCTTACAGCTTTTGATAATGTTATTACACCCGCGTTTGTATTATTATCACTGTATGGCCCCGACCATATTACTTTATCTGGATTTTTTATGGCTTCGGTGAACCATTTTTGCTTAGTGGGATCATAATCTCCACTAATTGGTATATCCGGCGTTCTAATCAATTTTTTATCTGGTGTTGCTAAATATATTAAAGATATTTTTTTGTTTGTTGTTATTATATTTTGAAAAAACGTTTGTAAATT
This portion of the Thermoanaerobacterium sp. RBIITD genome encodes:
- a CDS encoding sugar ABC transporter permease; amino-acid sequence: MKRYKKKDFVGLLYISPWIVGFLLFTLYPFIMTFTYSFTNFSITKAPVFNGLNNYIYMFTKDKLFWPSLLNTIKYVFMTVPLKLAFALLVAILLNIKIRGINVFRTVYYLPSIFGGSVAVSILWRSLFMKEGIINKFLSYFHIIGPDWLGNPHISLFTVSLLAVWEFGSSMVIFLAGLKQVPNELYEAALIDGASKIRRFFSITLPMISPVLFFNVVMQTINAFQEFTGPYIVTGGGPMNSTYVYSLLIYDNAFKYFKMGYSSALSWILFLLILLITAILFKSSPAWTYYEDGGKSI
- a CDS encoding phenylacetate--CoA ligase family protein, whose protein sequence is MIYNTFILNKNYDLSHEDILKIREKKFRKLLRHAYTHSKFYHNYYNDNGIKKSDLAYIPIENLPPIDKSIFIENFDDIVTDKNLSKHNIEEFIKNDDVSNKKFLGKYTIIHSSGSTGTPTIFVYDKKAWEYVLAAAFRACKGEIRIRDVISEIGVKKFLIEGFRNLNVLYIAATEGRFAGVMAASSGISGFGFNPMLLNINIPLDEWYDKVVSFMPRVIIGYPSAIKILCDMIRENGLSFDIFRVVSCGEPLTKELRDYFESVFNTDIFDLYGSSESLIIGLGRKKYDGFYIFDDINYVEANGNCIYLTSLYNFTQPLIRYKLTDIALAKERNANEYLPFTKINGISGRNEDMMWFINDKGKKDFLHPLIIDDINIDGIIKYQFIQHSYKDFEVDIEISNGADFDTVSNKFSDNIRKILNKKSLTGIRYTIKRVDRIPIDSHSGKCKLVVRDF
- a CDS encoding carbohydrate ABC transporter permease, encoding MRSKINHHKNGYMLKILTYIFLIIFGIFMIYPLLWIVAASFKPNEDIFKSLSLIPSHLVADSYINGWKGTGQYGFGKFILNTFIMVIPTVIFTVISSTVVAYGFARFNFPLKKILFALMISTLMLPGSVIIIPRYILFNGFGWLNSYKPFIIPALFASTPFFVFMMVQFLRGLPKELEESAIIDGCNSFQTLINIIAPLCKPAIISMAIFQFIWTWNDFLNTLIYINGVEKYTVSLGLRMSIDGTSVINWNQIMAMTVISMLPCIIIFFSAQKYFVEGIATTGLKS
- a CDS encoding methyl-accepting chemotaxis protein, producing the protein MFLTKNLFSKLLTFILIIIIFPLTIAGYLSTEKSKTILKNNIISANNDIFNLIDNNVNIFKYSAESQINILAASDNIINYNKGNFDQDKKNLQTFFQNIITTNKKISLIYLATPDKKLIRTPDIPISGDYDPTKQKWFTEAIKNPDKVIWSGPYSDNNTNAGVITLSKAVRNPQFDIVGVIAIDINFDSLSTIISNIKIGKTGEVSLISDNGYIIANKNNKLLYTNVNKLSYGKKLLALNDKTIDYFDNAVQKFASIHKLKDFGWKAVINMNTSELNENVSKIKYSIILISIVCIIIGLLFASIFTKRITLNIEKLNKIMRKASSGDLTEMLSIKSNDEIGSLSKSYNIMINGIKSLIDNISKISSSINTISKNLENSSGQVSLSMQDVSKAIQQIAEGASSQSKNAQNSAESASNLGKLIDGSIDDVKDIFGEINNVNEISKSGMDIINDLTDKTRLSIDSNNNVKSSTILLKKKSNQIGEIVDTIKRMADQTNLLSLNAAIEAARAGESGKGFAVVADEVRKLAYQSSDAAKRIASLIIEIQKDIEETVKKVEYSNIIANEQSNSVYNTKEMFESIKEAVRFVMEKIDGLNKSLKGIEKNKNSIVNTIQDIAAVSQETAASIEEVSATSIEQAAIVEGLAKIANQLKEYADILMESVKKFRIE